The genomic DNA CTCTAGACAAATTGGGAAAGCTTGATGCTCTTTTGAAATAAATATTTTTTGAATATTTACAACATAGTATTAAAAAAACATATACCGCTCTCACTCAAATCAAATATGGGATCTTTGGAGCCCCAAGAACTATTCGCAAACAAATAATTACTTATAGTAAAAATAAAATCTTTCGATTTGTATTTGTGAGGCTTTCTTCATAAAACATAAGTATTCCGAGGGGTCGGAATATTGGTTGGTAAGTGTTGGTTAGTAATGTGGTTTAGTTAGGTGCAAAGACCGGAAACGGTCATCAATCGTGGGGCTTATGAGAGTGGGCGTTCAAGGGGGTAGTGGTTTTAGATTTCAGGGATTTAAAACTATGATTAGGGGTACAGATCAAAATTCAAGACCTTCTGCAAACGTGAGTTAGTTGTTTGCAGAAGGTCTTTCTTTATTAAAAATTATTTTTTGATACAAAAAGGCGAATTTCTACTCTGCGATTTACAGAAGATTCCCTAGCTTCTTCCACAGGCTCAGTTCCTGCAAGCCATGACGTTCTGATCTTCTTACGATCAATACCAGAGTCTTTCATGGCTTCTAGAATAGCCAAGGCACGTTCCTTTGAAATATCTAAATTATCGTCTTCTGTACCTGTCTGGTCACTATGACCGATGATTTCTATACGATGGTATTTTTTTTGGTTTTTGAGAATGTCTGAAATAATTGTTTGGAAAGACTTTTGGTCTTCCGCTTCTAACTCTGAAGAATTAGGAGCAAAATTGAAAACTCTTTCAGTCATAACCAAAACAGTCGCTTCTTTGTTTTTGGGGCTTTGTTCAGGACTAGGCAGCCCTTGAACTGCGATATTTTTCGCCGCACATGAAGAAAGGAGTAATAAAAGTGCAAATAACCCAATTAGTTTCATCTGAGACATTCTATATAGCGAAAAATATTTGTCAATCCATCCAGAATCATCTAAAAGTTTATCCTAGTGCGCTCGTAGCTCAGTTGGTTAGAGTATGTGGTCGACATCCACAGGGTCCCCTGTTCGAGTCAGGGCGAGCGCACCAATATTAACCGAAGATGAGCCTAAGCTTGTGATTTTTTGTGGCTTGATATCACTAAGTGTTTATATATCAGCAACCTTGCAAGCCTCTCTCTTATGAAAAGATACCAGTTGTTTGAAAAATTTAAGTCTTTTCCATAGCTTTTGGCTGTTAGCTTAAGGATCTTAGCAAAGAAGATTGCTCTCTTTTGATGAAATTCATTAGTCACTACTAATAAATGAGCTTTTGAAAAATTATTTTTTATATAAACAAAAGAATCCCATGTGTTTAGAGAATTAGGATCAAGAAGGATATTTGCTTTTGGCAGCCTCCCTCTTAAATATTTTGACATGGCCGAGATTTCATTTTTATTCTTTTCATCACCGGTAAGAAGAATAGGAATACCAGGAAATGCGATGTACGCACGAACTGCAGCTTCCAATCTATCATTCAACAAAGGACTACTCACACGATCACCACAGCCTAAGACGACAATAAGTTCAGGATTCTGAAAGTTCACGTCTCTTCCAAAATAATAAACGATATATTCTGTAACCAAAACGAGTACCAGTAATCCTAAAATAAACATTTTCAATCCCAACTTATATGTTCTCTAAAAATGCATCAGTCCACCTAGAATATAAGTCCGCCAGGGGCATTTTAACACCATGGTCGGCCACTCTGTCGAAGGTTTCAAGACTAGCTCCGCATGAACGGATCAAAGAAAAATCTTCGGTATCATTTGAAACATTGATTGCGAGACCATGAAAAGCAATGCCTTTTTTAA from Bdellovibrionota bacterium includes the following:
- a CDS encoding YdcF family protein, with the translated sequence MFILGLLVLVLVTEYIVYYFGRDVNFQNPELIVVLGCGDRVSSPLLNDRLEAAVRAYIAFPGIPILLTGDEKNKNEISAMSKYLRGRLPKANILLDPNSLNTWDSFVYIKNNFSKAHLLVVTNEFHQKRAIFFAKILKLTAKSYGKDLNFSNNWYLFIRERLARLLIYKHLVISSHKKSQA
- a CDS encoding OmpA family protein, with protein sequence MKLIGLFALLLLLSSCAAKNIAVQGLPSPEQSPKNKEATVLVMTERVFNFAPNSSELEAEDQKSFQTIISDILKNQKKYHRIEIIGHSDQTGTEDDNLDISKERALAILEAMKDSGIDRKKIRTSWLAGTEPVEEARESSVNRRVEIRLFVSKNNF